The Osmerus eperlanus chromosome 15, fOsmEpe2.1, whole genome shotgun sequence genome includes a window with the following:
- the u2surp gene encoding U2 snRNP-associated SURP motif-containing protein isoform X1: MADGTPGGSQKASAKALLESKLKSFSIGKMAVAKRTLSKKEQDEIKKKEDERAAAEIYEEFLAAFEGGDGKVKAFVRGGIANASKEEAAADDKKGKLYKPKSRFEAKSFLPLETPPQFLAIDKRHVPSVKKPTEKEKKKSNLELFKEELKQIQEERDERHKNKGRVSRFEPLSGADSRRSSDGSSRRNRPSSVLDESAPGSHDVGDPSTTNLYLGNINPQMNEEMLCQEFGRYGPLASVKIMWPRTDEERARERNCGFVAFMSRRDAERALKNLNGKMIMNFEMKLGWGKGVPIPPHPIYIPPSMMEHTLPPPPSGLPFNAQPRERLKNPNAALLPPPKNKEEFDKTLSQAIVKVVIPTERNLLSLIHRMIEFVVREGPMFEAMIMNRELNNPMYRFLFENQSPAHVYYRWKLYSILQGEAPTKWRTDEFRMFKNGSLWRPPPLNPYLHGNFEEGEEEEEDEEPGKKGCLKEEERDKLEELLRGLSPRKGDVAEAMLFCLSHAEAAEEIVECITESLSILKTPLPKKIARLYLVSDVLYNSSAKVANASYYRKYFETKLCQIFSDLNATYRTIQGHLQSENFKQRVMSCFRAWEDWAVYPDPFLIKLQNIFLGLVNLSKEDKEVAPLTLAAVIETAALERSPALALAPALPEPAEDIDGAPIGEDMDGAPLEDVDGMPIDGAVMDGAPLDGAPLEDLDGVPIKAPEEDLDGVPLEHAAAKAAAFKVAPSKWEAVDEAELQAQAVTTSKWEVFEQPEENKDEVDSDDDDRSPCSEDPHSYSNPVREEPADSKVKQSGLNEEKRSKLREIEVKVMKFQDELESGKRPKKSGQSLQEQVEHYRDKLLQKDKEKEKLEREKEREKKEKEKVEARTKEVKKEKEESTPTRKERRPSPAVARKRRHSGSPSPARSSGRRARSPSPRSERSERSERSERSYPKDASRSAHKDSPRSVTKKSSKRSPSSPRTPKRSRRSRSRTPKKSAKKSRSKSRSPHRSHKKSKKSKH; this comes from the exons ATGGCGGACGGAACGCCTGGTGGATCTCAAAAAGCCAGCGCAAAG GCGCTGCTTGAGAGCAAGCTGAAATCATTCAGCATCGGGAAAATGGCCGTGGCCAAGAGGACCCTTAGCAAAAAAGAGCAAGATGAGATCAAAAAGAAG GAGGATGAACGGGCAGCCGCAGAGATTTATGAGGAGTTTCTGGCTGCATTTGAAGGAGGAGACGGAAAGGTCAAAGCCTTTGTTCGAGGTGGAATTGCAAATGCATCTAAAG AGGAGGCTGCCGCTGATGATAAGAAGGGCAAATTGTACAAACCCAAGTCCCGCTTTGAAGCCAAAAGCTTCTTGCCTTTAGAGACCCCTCCGCAGTTTTTAGCGATAGACAAAAGACACGTACCG AGTGTGAAGAAACCAactgaaaaagaaaagaagaaaagtaaCCTGGAGCTCTTCAAGGAAGAACTGAAACA GattcaggaggagagggacgagAGGCACAAGAACAAAGGGCGAGTCAGCCGTTTCGAACCCCTGTCCGGCGCTGACAGCAGGCGCTCGT CGGATGGTTCTTCACGAAGAAACCGTCCGTCCAGTG TTCTGGACGAGTCAGCCCCCGGCTCACACGACGTAGGAGACCCCTCAACAACAAACCTGTACCTGGGGAACATCAACCCGCAG ATGAACGAGGAGATGCTGTGCCAGGAGTTTGGCCGCTACGGCCCCCTGGCCAGCGTGAAGATAATGTGGCCCAGGACGGACGAGGAGAGGGCCCGGGAGAGGAACTGTGGCTTTGTGGCCTTCATGAGTCGACGAGACGCCGAGAGGGCGCTGAAGAACCTCAACG gcaaGATGATTATGAACTTTGAGATGAAGCTGGGCTGGGGCAAGGGCGTGcccatccccccccaccccatctacATCCCCCCTTCCATGATGGAACACAcgctgcccccgcccccctccggcCTGCCCTTCAACGCCCAGCCCCGCGAGAGGCTGAAGAACCCCAAcgccgccctcctccccccgcccaaAAACAAGGAGGAGTTCGACAAG ACTCTGTCGCAAGCCATAGTCAAAGTGGTTATCCCAACAGAAAG GAAtttgctctctctcatccaccgAATGATCGAGTTTGTGGTGCGTGAAGGCCCCATGTTCGAAGCCATGATAATGAACCGAGAGCTCAACAACCccatgtacag GTTTCTTTTTGAGAACCAGAGCCCAGCACACGTGTACTACCGGTGGAAACTCTACTCCATACTTCAG GGAGAAGCGCCGACAAAATGGCGGACGGACGAGTTCCGCATGTTCAAGAACGGCTCGCTGTGGCGGCCCCCTCCTCTCAACCCCTACCTGCACGGCAACttcgaggagggagaggaggaggaggaagatgaggagccTGGCAAGAAGGGCTGCCTGAAGGAAGA ggagcgTGACAAGCTGGAGGAGCTGCTCCGAGGCCTGAGCCCCAGGAAGGGGGACGTGGCCGAGGCCATGCTGTTCTGCCTCAGCCACGCCGAGGCTGCCGAGGAGATCGTGGAGTGCATCACCGAGTCCCTCTCCATCCTCaagacccccctccccaaaaaG ATCGCTCGCTTGTACCTCGTCTCCGACGTGCTGTACAACTCGTCCGCCAAAGTCGCCAACGCTTCGTACTACAGGAAGTA CTTCGAAACCAAGCTCTGCCAGATCTTCTCCGACCTCAACGCCACATACAGGACGATACAGGGCCACCTCCAGTCGGAAAACTTCAAG CAACGGGTGATGTCGTGTTTCCGGGCGTGGGAGGACTGGGCTGTGTACCCGGACCCCTTCCTCATCAAGCTGCAGAACATCTTCCTGGGGCTGGTCAACTTGTccaaggaggacaaggaggtcGCCCCCCTCACCCTGGCTGCTGTTATAGAG ACGGCAGCCCTGGAGCGCTccccggccctggccctggccccggccctgCCCGAGCCGGCCGAGGACATCGACGGGGCGCCCATCGGAGAGGACATGGACGGGGCTCCCCTGGAGGACGTGGACGGCATGCCCATCGACGGGGCCGTGATGGACGGTGCCCCCCTGGACGGGGCCCCTCTGGAGGACCTGGACGGAGTTCCGATCAAGGCCCCGGAGGAGGATCTGGACGGGGTGCCCT TGGAGCACGCAGCGGCGAAAGCAGCCGCCTTCAAAGTGGCTCCTTCCAAGTGGGAAGCGGTGGACGAAGCGGAGCTGCAGGCCCAAG CGGTGACCACCTCAAAATGGGAGGTATTCGAGCAGCCGGAAGAGAACAA GGACGAGGTGGACAGCGATGACGACGACAGGAGTCCATGCTCCGAGGACCCCCACAGCTACTCCAACCCCGTCAGGGAGGAGCCGGCGGACAGCAAGGTCAAGCAGTCCGGCCTGAACGAGGAGAAACGCTCCAAGCTCAGGGAGATCGAG GTGAAGGTGATGAAGTTCCAGGATGAGCTTGAGTCCGGGAAGAGGCCCAAGAAGTCTGGCcagtctctccaggagcaggtggAGCACTACAGAGACAAGCTGCTGCAGAAG gacAAGGAAAAGGAGAAACTTGAAcgggagaaagagcgagagaaaaaggaaaaggaaaaagTCGAGGCCCGCACAAAagaggtgaagaaggagaaagaggaatcCACGCCCACCAGGAAAGAGAG GCGCCCGTCGCCCGCGGTCGCCAGGAAACGGCGCCACAGCGGCTCGCCCAGCCCGGCACGGAGCAGCGGGCGCCGGGCGCGCTCGCCGTCGCCGCGCTCCGAGAGGTCCGAGCGCTCCGAGAGGTCCGAGCGCTCGTACCCCAAGGACGCGTCGCGCTCCGCCCACAAAGACTCTCCTCGCTCCGTCACCAAGAAATCATCCAAAAG gtccccctcgtCACCCCGGACACCCAAACGCTCCCGGAGGTCCCGCTCTCGGACGCCCAAGAAGTCGGCCAAGAAGTCCCGCTCCAAATCCCGCTCCCCACACCGCTCCCACAAGAAGTCCAAGAAAagcaaacactga
- the u2surp gene encoding U2 snRNP-associated SURP motif-containing protein isoform X2, with product MADGTPGGSQKASAKALLESKLKSFSIGKMAVAKRTLSKKEQDEIKKKEDERAAAEIYEEFLAAFEGGDGKVKAFVRGGIANASKEEAAADDKKGKLYKPKSRFEAKSFLPLETPPQFLAIDKRHVPSVKKPTEKEKKKSNLELFKEELKQIQEERDERHKNKGRVSRFEPLSGADSRRSFLDESAPGSHDVGDPSTTNLYLGNINPQMNEEMLCQEFGRYGPLASVKIMWPRTDEERARERNCGFVAFMSRRDAERALKNLNGKMIMNFEMKLGWGKGVPIPPHPIYIPPSMMEHTLPPPPSGLPFNAQPRERLKNPNAALLPPPKNKEEFDKTLSQAIVKVVIPTERNLLSLIHRMIEFVVREGPMFEAMIMNRELNNPMYRFLFENQSPAHVYYRWKLYSILQGEAPTKWRTDEFRMFKNGSLWRPPPLNPYLHGNFEEGEEEEEDEEPGKKGCLKEEERDKLEELLRGLSPRKGDVAEAMLFCLSHAEAAEEIVECITESLSILKTPLPKKIARLYLVSDVLYNSSAKVANASYYRKYFETKLCQIFSDLNATYRTIQGHLQSENFKQRVMSCFRAWEDWAVYPDPFLIKLQNIFLGLVNLSKEDKEVAPLTLAAVIETAALERSPALALAPALPEPAEDIDGAPIGEDMDGAPLEDVDGMPIDGAVMDGAPLDGAPLEDLDGVPIKAPEEDLDGVPLEHAAAKAAAFKVAPSKWEAVDEAELQAQAVTTSKWEVFEQPEENKDEVDSDDDDRSPCSEDPHSYSNPVREEPADSKVKQSGLNEEKRSKLREIEVKVMKFQDELESGKRPKKSGQSLQEQVEHYRDKLLQKDKEKEKLEREKEREKKEKEKVEARTKEVKKEKEESTPTRKERRPSPAVARKRRHSGSPSPARSSGRRARSPSPRSERSERSERSERSYPKDASRSAHKDSPRSVTKKSSKRSPSSPRTPKRSRRSRSRTPKKSAKKSRSKSRSPHRSHKKSKKSKH from the exons ATGGCGGACGGAACGCCTGGTGGATCTCAAAAAGCCAGCGCAAAG GCGCTGCTTGAGAGCAAGCTGAAATCATTCAGCATCGGGAAAATGGCCGTGGCCAAGAGGACCCTTAGCAAAAAAGAGCAAGATGAGATCAAAAAGAAG GAGGATGAACGGGCAGCCGCAGAGATTTATGAGGAGTTTCTGGCTGCATTTGAAGGAGGAGACGGAAAGGTCAAAGCCTTTGTTCGAGGTGGAATTGCAAATGCATCTAAAG AGGAGGCTGCCGCTGATGATAAGAAGGGCAAATTGTACAAACCCAAGTCCCGCTTTGAAGCCAAAAGCTTCTTGCCTTTAGAGACCCCTCCGCAGTTTTTAGCGATAGACAAAAGACACGTACCG AGTGTGAAGAAACCAactgaaaaagaaaagaagaaaagtaaCCTGGAGCTCTTCAAGGAAGAACTGAAACA GattcaggaggagagggacgagAGGCACAAGAACAAAGGGCGAGTCAGCCGTTTCGAACCCCTGTCCGGCGCTGACAGCAGGCGCTCGT TTCTGGACGAGTCAGCCCCCGGCTCACACGACGTAGGAGACCCCTCAACAACAAACCTGTACCTGGGGAACATCAACCCGCAG ATGAACGAGGAGATGCTGTGCCAGGAGTTTGGCCGCTACGGCCCCCTGGCCAGCGTGAAGATAATGTGGCCCAGGACGGACGAGGAGAGGGCCCGGGAGAGGAACTGTGGCTTTGTGGCCTTCATGAGTCGACGAGACGCCGAGAGGGCGCTGAAGAACCTCAACG gcaaGATGATTATGAACTTTGAGATGAAGCTGGGCTGGGGCAAGGGCGTGcccatccccccccaccccatctacATCCCCCCTTCCATGATGGAACACAcgctgcccccgcccccctccggcCTGCCCTTCAACGCCCAGCCCCGCGAGAGGCTGAAGAACCCCAAcgccgccctcctccccccgcccaaAAACAAGGAGGAGTTCGACAAG ACTCTGTCGCAAGCCATAGTCAAAGTGGTTATCCCAACAGAAAG GAAtttgctctctctcatccaccgAATGATCGAGTTTGTGGTGCGTGAAGGCCCCATGTTCGAAGCCATGATAATGAACCGAGAGCTCAACAACCccatgtacag GTTTCTTTTTGAGAACCAGAGCCCAGCACACGTGTACTACCGGTGGAAACTCTACTCCATACTTCAG GGAGAAGCGCCGACAAAATGGCGGACGGACGAGTTCCGCATGTTCAAGAACGGCTCGCTGTGGCGGCCCCCTCCTCTCAACCCCTACCTGCACGGCAACttcgaggagggagaggaggaggaggaagatgaggagccTGGCAAGAAGGGCTGCCTGAAGGAAGA ggagcgTGACAAGCTGGAGGAGCTGCTCCGAGGCCTGAGCCCCAGGAAGGGGGACGTGGCCGAGGCCATGCTGTTCTGCCTCAGCCACGCCGAGGCTGCCGAGGAGATCGTGGAGTGCATCACCGAGTCCCTCTCCATCCTCaagacccccctccccaaaaaG ATCGCTCGCTTGTACCTCGTCTCCGACGTGCTGTACAACTCGTCCGCCAAAGTCGCCAACGCTTCGTACTACAGGAAGTA CTTCGAAACCAAGCTCTGCCAGATCTTCTCCGACCTCAACGCCACATACAGGACGATACAGGGCCACCTCCAGTCGGAAAACTTCAAG CAACGGGTGATGTCGTGTTTCCGGGCGTGGGAGGACTGGGCTGTGTACCCGGACCCCTTCCTCATCAAGCTGCAGAACATCTTCCTGGGGCTGGTCAACTTGTccaaggaggacaaggaggtcGCCCCCCTCACCCTGGCTGCTGTTATAGAG ACGGCAGCCCTGGAGCGCTccccggccctggccctggccccggccctgCCCGAGCCGGCCGAGGACATCGACGGGGCGCCCATCGGAGAGGACATGGACGGGGCTCCCCTGGAGGACGTGGACGGCATGCCCATCGACGGGGCCGTGATGGACGGTGCCCCCCTGGACGGGGCCCCTCTGGAGGACCTGGACGGAGTTCCGATCAAGGCCCCGGAGGAGGATCTGGACGGGGTGCCCT TGGAGCACGCAGCGGCGAAAGCAGCCGCCTTCAAAGTGGCTCCTTCCAAGTGGGAAGCGGTGGACGAAGCGGAGCTGCAGGCCCAAG CGGTGACCACCTCAAAATGGGAGGTATTCGAGCAGCCGGAAGAGAACAA GGACGAGGTGGACAGCGATGACGACGACAGGAGTCCATGCTCCGAGGACCCCCACAGCTACTCCAACCCCGTCAGGGAGGAGCCGGCGGACAGCAAGGTCAAGCAGTCCGGCCTGAACGAGGAGAAACGCTCCAAGCTCAGGGAGATCGAG GTGAAGGTGATGAAGTTCCAGGATGAGCTTGAGTCCGGGAAGAGGCCCAAGAAGTCTGGCcagtctctccaggagcaggtggAGCACTACAGAGACAAGCTGCTGCAGAAG gacAAGGAAAAGGAGAAACTTGAAcgggagaaagagcgagagaaaaaggaaaaggaaaaagTCGAGGCCCGCACAAAagaggtgaagaaggagaaagaggaatcCACGCCCACCAGGAAAGAGAG GCGCCCGTCGCCCGCGGTCGCCAGGAAACGGCGCCACAGCGGCTCGCCCAGCCCGGCACGGAGCAGCGGGCGCCGGGCGCGCTCGCCGTCGCCGCGCTCCGAGAGGTCCGAGCGCTCCGAGAGGTCCGAGCGCTCGTACCCCAAGGACGCGTCGCGCTCCGCCCACAAAGACTCTCCTCGCTCCGTCACCAAGAAATCATCCAAAAG gtccccctcgtCACCCCGGACACCCAAACGCTCCCGGAGGTCCCGCTCTCGGACGCCCAAGAAGTCGGCCAAGAAGTCCCGCTCCAAATCCCGCTCCCCACACCGCTCCCACAAGAAGTCCAAGAAAagcaaacactga
- the u2surp gene encoding U2 snRNP-associated SURP motif-containing protein isoform X3, translating to MIEFVVREGPMFEAMIMNRELNNPMYRFLFENQSPAHVYYRWKLYSILQGEAPTKWRTDEFRMFKNGSLWRPPPLNPYLHGNFEEGEEEEEDEEPGKKGCLKEEERDKLEELLRGLSPRKGDVAEAMLFCLSHAEAAEEIVECITESLSILKTPLPKKIARLYLVSDVLYNSSAKVANASYYRKYFETKLCQIFSDLNATYRTIQGHLQSENFKQRVMSCFRAWEDWAVYPDPFLIKLQNIFLGLVNLSKEDKEVAPLTLAAVIETAALERSPALALAPALPEPAEDIDGAPIGEDMDGAPLEDVDGMPIDGAVMDGAPLDGAPLEDLDGVPIKAPEEDLDGVPLEHAAAKAAAFKVAPSKWEAVDEAELQAQAVTTSKWEVFEQPEENKDEVDSDDDDRSPCSEDPHSYSNPVREEPADSKVKQSGLNEEKRSKLREIEVKVMKFQDELESGKRPKKSGQSLQEQVEHYRDKLLQKDKEKEKLEREKEREKKEKEKVEARTKEVKKEKEESTPTRKERRPSPAVARKRRHSGSPSPARSSGRRARSPSPRSERSERSERSERSYPKDASRSAHKDSPRSVTKKSSKRSPSSPRTPKRSRRSRSRTPKKSAKKSRSKSRSPHRSHKKSKKSKH from the exons ATGATCGAGTTTGTGGTGCGTGAAGGCCCCATGTTCGAAGCCATGATAATGAACCGAGAGCTCAACAACCccatgtacag GTTTCTTTTTGAGAACCAGAGCCCAGCACACGTGTACTACCGGTGGAAACTCTACTCCATACTTCAG GGAGAAGCGCCGACAAAATGGCGGACGGACGAGTTCCGCATGTTCAAGAACGGCTCGCTGTGGCGGCCCCCTCCTCTCAACCCCTACCTGCACGGCAACttcgaggagggagaggaggaggaggaagatgaggagccTGGCAAGAAGGGCTGCCTGAAGGAAGA ggagcgTGACAAGCTGGAGGAGCTGCTCCGAGGCCTGAGCCCCAGGAAGGGGGACGTGGCCGAGGCCATGCTGTTCTGCCTCAGCCACGCCGAGGCTGCCGAGGAGATCGTGGAGTGCATCACCGAGTCCCTCTCCATCCTCaagacccccctccccaaaaaG ATCGCTCGCTTGTACCTCGTCTCCGACGTGCTGTACAACTCGTCCGCCAAAGTCGCCAACGCTTCGTACTACAGGAAGTA CTTCGAAACCAAGCTCTGCCAGATCTTCTCCGACCTCAACGCCACATACAGGACGATACAGGGCCACCTCCAGTCGGAAAACTTCAAG CAACGGGTGATGTCGTGTTTCCGGGCGTGGGAGGACTGGGCTGTGTACCCGGACCCCTTCCTCATCAAGCTGCAGAACATCTTCCTGGGGCTGGTCAACTTGTccaaggaggacaaggaggtcGCCCCCCTCACCCTGGCTGCTGTTATAGAG ACGGCAGCCCTGGAGCGCTccccggccctggccctggccccggccctgCCCGAGCCGGCCGAGGACATCGACGGGGCGCCCATCGGAGAGGACATGGACGGGGCTCCCCTGGAGGACGTGGACGGCATGCCCATCGACGGGGCCGTGATGGACGGTGCCCCCCTGGACGGGGCCCCTCTGGAGGACCTGGACGGAGTTCCGATCAAGGCCCCGGAGGAGGATCTGGACGGGGTGCCCT TGGAGCACGCAGCGGCGAAAGCAGCCGCCTTCAAAGTGGCTCCTTCCAAGTGGGAAGCGGTGGACGAAGCGGAGCTGCAGGCCCAAG CGGTGACCACCTCAAAATGGGAGGTATTCGAGCAGCCGGAAGAGAACAA GGACGAGGTGGACAGCGATGACGACGACAGGAGTCCATGCTCCGAGGACCCCCACAGCTACTCCAACCCCGTCAGGGAGGAGCCGGCGGACAGCAAGGTCAAGCAGTCCGGCCTGAACGAGGAGAAACGCTCCAAGCTCAGGGAGATCGAG GTGAAGGTGATGAAGTTCCAGGATGAGCTTGAGTCCGGGAAGAGGCCCAAGAAGTCTGGCcagtctctccaggagcaggtggAGCACTACAGAGACAAGCTGCTGCAGAAG gacAAGGAAAAGGAGAAACTTGAAcgggagaaagagcgagagaaaaaggaaaaggaaaaagTCGAGGCCCGCACAAAagaggtgaagaaggagaaagaggaatcCACGCCCACCAGGAAAGAGAG GCGCCCGTCGCCCGCGGTCGCCAGGAAACGGCGCCACAGCGGCTCGCCCAGCCCGGCACGGAGCAGCGGGCGCCGGGCGCGCTCGCCGTCGCCGCGCTCCGAGAGGTCCGAGCGCTCCGAGAGGTCCGAGCGCTCGTACCCCAAGGACGCGTCGCGCTCCGCCCACAAAGACTCTCCTCGCTCCGTCACCAAGAAATCATCCAAAAG gtccccctcgtCACCCCGGACACCCAAACGCTCCCGGAGGTCCCGCTCTCGGACGCCCAAGAAGTCGGCCAAGAAGTCCCGCTCCAAATCCCGCTCCCCACACCGCTCCCACAAGAAGTCCAAGAAAagcaaacactga